Proteins encoded in a region of the Photobacterium angustum genome:
- a CDS encoding aminodeoxychorismate/anthranilate synthase component II, whose amino-acid sequence MLLIIDNYDSFTYNLYQYFCELGAEVKVVRNDEIDLAGIESLAPTHLVISPGPCTPNEAGISLQAIEYFAGKLPILGVCLGHQSLAQAFGGDVVRARQVMHGKTSPIKHNNTNVFEGLNNPLTVTRYHSLVVKQDTLPDCFNITAWTEREGEFDEIMGIAHKTLPLEGVQFHPESILTEQGHALLANFLKR is encoded by the coding sequence TAATTATTGATAACTATGATTCATTTACTTATAACCTGTATCAATACTTTTGTGAGTTAGGCGCTGAGGTTAAGGTTGTCCGTAATGATGAGATTGATCTCGCAGGTATTGAGTCGCTAGCACCCACCCATTTAGTCATCTCTCCTGGACCTTGTACCCCAAATGAAGCAGGTATATCACTACAAGCTATTGAATACTTCGCTGGTAAATTGCCTATTTTAGGCGTGTGCTTAGGTCATCAATCGTTAGCACAAGCTTTTGGTGGGGATGTGGTACGAGCAAGGCAAGTGATGCATGGTAAAACCTCTCCGATCAAGCATAATAATACCAATGTATTTGAAGGGTTAAATAATCCATTAACAGTGACTCGCTATCATTCATTGGTTGTTAAACAAGATACGCTGCCAGATTGCTTTAACATCACTGCCTGGACAGAACGTGAAGGGGAGTTTGATGAAATTATGGGGATTGCCCATAAAACATTGCCGTTAGAAGGGGTACAATTTCATCCTGAAAGCATTCTGACCGAACAAGGTCACGCCTTATTAGCCAACTTTCTTAAGCGCTAG